One segment of Desulfosudis oleivorans Hxd3 DNA contains the following:
- a CDS encoding B12-binding domain-containing radical SAM protein: MIITLINPPALVARYNYSTLSHPPLGLACIASFLEQQDHNVHINDAIGQAIDRFVAYEPAPGFFVQGLSFESIISRIPSRSRIIGFSCLFTHAWPLVRELIAAVRRAFPHAYLVAGGEHATAMADICLAQSPLDLCIMGEGEETMAGVVQAVEEGLPLDSVPGVAFLDRTTGRIIETRRRPRIRNLSRLPRPAWHRVSPHVYRIYEGAATGPTMPMIGSRGCPFKCRFCAAPNMWGHCWKKREPADIVDEMEDYAKRFGTREFQFFDISPFLSKPWTRALCQEIIDRGLKVAWQAPAGVRAEVIDQQMAALLVASGHTRIQFALESGSPAVRKAMNKKIDIHRFEAGLTAGLSSGMKVCVLFIIGYPGEALSDVRMTFRSIRRLAIKGVHEIAVSTFLPLPGTAIFDELRKKGQLAINDDYCLKMADATALTHATSWNPLFSNRQLLLLKWLGILQFYGLSFLLHPSRGFRTLRNLVRGVQESKTDRAIAEIRQKLALHRAGKDRRP; this comes from the coding sequence TTGATTATTACCCTGATCAATCCCCCGGCCCTGGTGGCCCGGTACAACTACTCCACCCTCAGCCACCCGCCCCTTGGCCTGGCCTGCATCGCGTCGTTTCTTGAGCAGCAGGACCACAACGTACACATCAATGACGCCATCGGGCAGGCGATTGACCGGTTCGTGGCATATGAACCGGCCCCGGGGTTTTTTGTGCAGGGGCTCTCCTTTGAATCCATTATCAGCCGAATCCCTTCCCGCTCCCGGATCATCGGATTTTCCTGCCTGTTCACCCACGCCTGGCCCCTTGTCCGGGAACTGATTGCCGCCGTCAGGCGGGCCTTTCCCCACGCGTACCTGGTTGCCGGCGGAGAACACGCCACCGCCATGGCCGACATCTGTCTGGCCCAGTCGCCCCTGGATCTGTGTATTATGGGTGAAGGGGAAGAAACCATGGCCGGCGTGGTCCAGGCCGTTGAAGAGGGGCTTCCCCTGGACAGCGTTCCGGGTGTCGCCTTTCTGGACCGCACCACCGGCCGAATCATCGAAACCCGCCGCCGGCCCCGTATACGGAATTTAAGCCGTCTGCCCCGGCCGGCCTGGCACAGGGTATCCCCCCATGTTTACCGGATATACGAAGGGGCCGCCACCGGCCCTACCATGCCCATGATCGGTTCCAGGGGGTGTCCTTTTAAATGCCGGTTCTGCGCCGCGCCCAACATGTGGGGCCACTGCTGGAAAAAACGGGAGCCTGCCGATATCGTGGATGAAATGGAAGACTATGCAAAACGGTTCGGCACAAGGGAATTTCAGTTTTTCGACATCAGCCCGTTTCTCAGTAAGCCCTGGACCCGTGCCCTGTGTCAAGAAATCATCGACAGGGGCCTGAAAGTGGCCTGGCAGGCTCCGGCAGGGGTGCGGGCCGAGGTGATTGACCAACAGATGGCCGCCCTTCTGGTGGCATCAGGTCATACCCGGATTCAGTTTGCCCTGGAAAGCGGCAGCCCGGCCGTGCGAAAGGCCATGAACAAAAAAATCGACATTCACCGGTTCGAGGCCGGGTTGACCGCCGGGCTCTCATCGGGCATGAAGGTCTGCGTGCTTTTCATTATCGGGTATCCTGGCGAAGCCCTTTCCGATGTCCGCATGACCTTCAGAAGCATTCGGCGTCTGGCAATCAAGGGGGTGCATGAAATCGCCGTCTCAACCTTTCTGCCCCTTCCCGGTACCGCCATATTTGATGAGCTGCGTAAAAAAGGACAACTTGCGATCAACGATGATTACTGCCTGAAGATGGCCGACGCCACGGCCCTGACCCATGCCACCTCGTGGAACCCCCTGTTTTCGAACCGCCAACTGCTGCTGCTCAAGTGGCTGGGCATTCTTCAGTTTTACGGTTTATCGTTTCTGCTGCATCCCTCCCGGGGATTTCGCACACTCCGGAACCTGGTCCGGGGGGTTCAGGAGTCCAAAACCGACCGGGCCATTGCCGAAATCCGGCAAAAACTGGCCCTCCACCGGGCCGGAAAGGACCGGCGGCCGTAA